The genomic window tcttcttctgtttctttgacTCTTTGTGATCCCTAAGCCTACCCATAATACGTGTCTACATTTTATTGGATTGTTTCGTGACTCtgtaatcttttttataagaaaacaagtaatagtgaaattgaagtaaataGCTCAGCACAGAAACTTCGACAAAAATAACTCACagattagaaaagaaaatatatgcataaatAGCCATGGTTCATTTATGAACAATTTATtcgtttttttagtttataatttcattaaaacaTGTTTGTCACATCACATTTCATGTCCTTCGGCTCCTACTACAACAACAAGTCACTGTCATCTCCATTACTTCCACTTCTGCTCCTTTCTTTATTAACTTGTTCAAAAACAATTCTAagataaataacaataaatgTTGGTCTCTCTTTATTATTTCCCGGCTAAAGAAGGAGGATGTCTCGTATTATCCGCCATCAATGCTCTTTTGTTTCCTGTTTCTTGCAATTTGAATCCCTGAGAATCCTAGCCCACTTATTTACTACTTTGCCTTAGCTGTTTTCGACATCAAAATTTTGGTCATATGACTCATATCAATCttcaaatttgataaaatatgttcccaattcacaaaaacaaaaaagttttcgAAAGCTCAAAAACCTTTACCATTTCAATAGTAGATAGGATTCTTTTAGATTTGCATTTCacgaaaagagaagaaaaaaaatcgaaaaatatTTGCAatcatgattttttgtttctgaagGAGACCTGTAGTTGCTGTCATGAACATTAAATACAAATCTAATAAATGTTGTACGAATTTTGCGTGTAATAAATGGTCAGGGCCGGCTCGAAGCTCGCTGATCGTCCTTTTTTCGTGTCTCTATAGCAACACACAATCGTATttatttcaaactttttttactttgtttccCATCCatcaaatataagtataaaaatgtaaagaaTCATCATATATAGATCGTAAATTCATTGCTTCCTTTGGCTTTTTATTTCATCTAGACGACGTTAAAACCAGACCAGACCAAATACATTTAtcatttttcccttttttctaaaattctctctttgattcctatcttcttctctttattttcactttgtgctttctctgtctctcctATTATGAGTCTAAAAGTCTACTAGCTGTTCAATAGTTTTGTCTttctgtgtttcttcttcttcaaaaccgaaagaaattcaaaaagagTCTTTCGCTGCTTGTTAGTGGGGTGAGGAACAAATGGGAAGAACACCTTGTTGTGACAAGATTGGTTTGAAGAAAGGTCCTTGGACgcctgaagaagatgaggttCTTGTTGCGCATATCAAGAAAAATGGACATGGAAGCTGGAGAACACTTCCTAAACTTGCTGGTAAacttcatattcttcttcctctttcgtTTTTGTTAGATTCTTGAGGAGATTTCGGGGaaagttttcatctttacATCAACATTTTTACTAGAAACTCCATAACTATGGTTCTTTGACTTGTTGGAGAAGGAAAGTTATCTCATTTATTAAGGTTTTGTTCCCTTTGGAGAAAATTCCATTAACTGGGGTTCTTCAGAGATTACATAGAGAAAAGCTTTAATCTTTATAACTTTCTTGTCGGTCATGGTGAAACAGGTTTACTTCGCTGTGGGAAGAGTTGCAGGCTGAGATGGACAAACTATCTGAGACCAGACATAAAGAGAGGTCCTTTCACTGCTGATGAAGAGAAACTTGTTATCCAGCTTCATGCCATTCTCGGCAACAGGTCTTTTACTTTGCTTCTCCACCTTCCTTCTCTACTCTagctatcttcttcttcattgtctgaattctgcttttttttgtttcctcaggTGGGCTGCTATTGCAGCACAGCTTCCAGGAAGAACAGACAACGAGATCAAGAACTTATGGAACACTCATTTGAAGAAACGTCTTTTATCTATGGGTCTTGATCCCAGAACTCATGAGCCATTACCTTCATATGGGTTAGCTAAACAAGCTCCATCTTCACCAACAACTCGCCACATGGCTCAATGGGAAAGTGCTAGGGTTGAAGCTGAGGCAAGGCTTTCTAGAGAATCAATGCTCTTTAGCCCTTCTTTTTACTCTGGTGTAGTAAAAACTGAATGTGATCACTTCTTACGCATTTGGAATTCCGAGATTGGTGAAGCTTTCAGGAATCTCGCTCCATTAGATGAATCAACTATTACTAGTCAAAGCCCTTGCTCGAGGGCAACATCGACCTCATCTGCACTTCTGAAGAGCTCAACAAATTCTTGGGGAGGGAAAGAGGTTACTGTGGCGATTCATGGCTCAGATTATTCTCCATATTCAAATGATCTTGAAGATGATTCAACAGACTCTGCTCTTCAACTTCTGCTTGATTTCCCTATAAGCGATGATGATATGAGCTTCTTGGAAGAGAACATTGACAGCTACTCACAGGCTCCTCCTATTGGTCTTGTTTCCATGGTTTCCAAATTCTAGTCTTATGAGAGCCTAATATctaagaaaaagattcaaactttgcttccttttggtttttagtgATGATAAGTAGGGATATAGTATCTATGTAAATCAGCATTAGTTAGTTGAAGTACTTAATCAACCCTTTCTTTTATGATTTGATCATGTTTGAGAAAATTGCAGAACATTAAACAATTAACCATTCATTCTCATGTTTTCACACACAGAATCAATATACAATCAACATTACATGAGAATAAAGAAATTTGCATATTGAAGACTAGAAACATCCACAAGTTGCCTTTGGAACAATTCCAATGGCTCTGTATTTAGCAGACGTTTCTTTCGCTATAAGAATGCTTGAGAAAATTGTagatcaagaacaaaaacttcGAATGAATCCTAACATTTTGTGAGAATTGAATGAGAAGCTAggttataaaaacatttatagacTTATGTTTTGTACGCCTTATAAAAAGAACATGATCAAACCCTAACACTCTactacaaagaaacaaagttagAACCACAGTCAAATCCTTTAGATAGGGAAACTAGAATTCTAATTAATGGCGAATGGAGGAGACTACGTGACGATTACGTAACTAAAATTAAACAGACTCTGCTCTTCAACTTCTGCTTAATTTTCCGATAAGCGATGATGATATGAGCTTATTGGAAGAGAAGAGCTACACACAGACTCATGTTGGTCATGTCTCAATATATggtttcttaattcttatctTATGAAAGCCTAATATCTAAgagaaaatattcaaattttgcttctttttggGTCTTCTGATTTTTTAGTGAACAGAGGTTACGTGACCGTTAagtaactaaattaaattaatttttgatgGTTTAGTAATTGCCAAATAAACCGAGAagtgaaaaaaggaaattaacaACATaagagtttttgaaaaaaggaaaaacagaaagtaaaaaaggaaacttgaaTCCCTAACGGCTAACACATTAGAGAACATATTCTTTTATTAACCAGACCAGAAAAGAGAAGAGCGTCGTGATGGAAGATGATACATATTCTTCTTCGTTTAGAATCATTCCAGATATTAACGCCAACGCTCAGTGGTGATTTCTGATTCGGCTCTGTTCACATAGCCGTTAGTACGCGACGAATTAAGAAGATCAAGTCTGGTCAGACATTTCAGAAGCATCACGTCTTGATAAATCTACCGGAGATTTTGAGAGGAATTTGCAGTATAAACGGCAACTGACGACGGAGATGGCGATAGAGGCGGTGAATTTTGATCGGGGATTATAGGATTTGTTTTCAGTCACGGTGGCGGAGAAACTAACGGTTGGATTGCAATCTTCAAAACCATACGAAGCCCaacaataagaaaaggaaattcaGCCCATGATAGTCCATCAGATTATTAGTCAGGTCAATTTCTATCCCatcttaattttcatttttaaatattcactttttatattttaattcaaagttttttttactatacACACTAGttcttttagtaaaaaaaaaagtttttaaagatatattttttatattactataaaAACTTTAAGGTTTTTAGTTTGaataagtgttaaatttttaaactttgtgtaaactaattgGATACAATATCCAAACCCCTTAGGTTCAATATGGTTTACAcattatttagatttttaacacttgtttttttttcttaaacaatattttttatattactattaaaattaagattttgtttttttggataagtgttaaatttttaaattttatgtaaacTAATTGGATACAACATTCAAACCCCTAAATGGTGTTCTAGGTTCATTATGGTTTACAcattatttagatttttaacactagttgtttttaaaaaatgttgttaaacttacattttttatattactattaaaactttatggttttctttttctgaataaatgttaaatttttaaattttgtgtaaactaattgGATACAACATCCAAACCCCTAAGCGGTGTTTTAggtttaatatatttgataaattatttcctttttaacacttgtttttcttttattaattattttaaaactaatattttttaaattactatttaatttttaaattttggatatgtattaaatttttaaattttgtgtaaactaattTAGTTACGTAAAAGAACCGGATTTAGCATTccgtctttttttgtttgtaagtaTTGTGATTTCATTAAATTTAACACGTTTTCacatattcaaaatttaacacttaagGTTTTTCACAAGTAATATTATTAgtaaattgttttcatttttaactcaaagttttttactattaaaactgtttttattttgaaatatgtttTAGACATAAGTGTTAATTTAAAgatgtaaaaataaaactgattTAGCATCATGTCCTTTTAGTCTgtaagttttgtgttattagttcaacattttttcatgtattgtaAATCTCACATTTCGTTAGCTTTTAATGTTTTTCACAAATAATTTTCGAAGAAAATTGTTATAATTTAAACGAAATTAAATTTAAGTGTTACATTCAAAAATACGTTATAAACAAACTGAACTTAGGATCCCGTCCTTCGAATTTCTTTTGGTCCATTAGCTACTGTTATTAGTTGAAGAACTTTAGAAAATCTCCTCATATTCTTA from Arabidopsis thaliana chromosome 3, partial sequence includes these protein-coding regions:
- the MYB17 gene encoding myb domain protein 17 (myb domain protein 17 (MYB17); CONTAINS InterPro DOMAIN/s: SANT, DNA-binding (InterPro:IPR001005), Homeodomain-like (InterPro:IPR009057), Myb, DNA-binding (InterPro:IPR014778), HTH transcriptional regulator, Myb-type, DNA-binding (InterPro:IPR017930), Homeodomain-related (InterPro:IPR012287), Myb transcription factor (InterPro:IPR015495); BEST Arabidopsis thaliana protein match is: myb domain protein 16 (TAIR:AT5G15310.1); Has 8810 Blast hits to 8210 proteins in 476 species: Archae - 0; Bacteria - 0; Metazoa - 695; Fungi - 480; Plants - 5869; Viruses - 3; Other Eukaryotes - 1763 (source: NCBI BLink).), with protein sequence MGRTPCCDKIGLKKGPWTPEEDEVLVAHIKKNGHGSWRTLPKLAGLLRCGKSCRLRWTNYLRPDIKRGPFTADEEKLVIQLHAILGNRWAAIAAQLPGRTDNEIKNLWNTHLKKRLLSMGLDPRTHEPLPSYGLAKQAPSSPTTRHMAQWESARVEAEARLSRESMLFSPSFYSGVVKTECDHFLRIWNSEIGEAFRNLAPLDESTITSQSPCSRATSTSSALLKSSTNSWGGKEVTVAIHGSDYSPYSNDLEDDSTDSALQLLLDFPISDDDMSFLEENIDSYSQAPPIGLVSMVSKF